The following proteins come from a genomic window of Nicotiana tomentosiformis chromosome 12, ASM39032v3, whole genome shotgun sequence:
- the LOC104084536 gene encoding sugar transporter ERD6-like 4, translating into MSFREENNEDGRGGGGDLRKPFLHTGSWYRMGSAQTSSMMMGSSQVIRDSSISVLACVMIVALGPLQFGFTSGYSSPTQTAITKDLKLTVSEFSLFGSLSNVGAMVGAISSGQIAEYIGRKGSLMIAAIPNIIGWLSISFANDLSFLYMGRLLEGFGVGIISYTVPVYIAEIAPQNLRGALGSVNQLSVTVGIMLSYLLGLFVNWRLLAVLGTLPCLALIPGLFFIPESPRWLAKMGLTEDFETSLQVLRGFDADISIEVNEIKRSVASTSRKSAIRFADLKQRRYWLPLMIGIGLLVLQQLGGTNGVIFYSSNIFLSAGISSSNVATFGVGAIQVVATAVATWLVDKTGRRLLLIISSAGMAVSLLIVAVAFFLKGFVDKDSTLYDMLGILSVVGVVLMIIAFSLGMGPIPWLIMSEILPVKIKGLAGSVATLANWFCSWVITATAPLLLAWSSGGTFTLYTLVCAFTVVFVTIWVPETKGKTLEEIQFSFRR; encoded by the exons ATGAGTTTTAGAGAAGAGAATAATGAAGatggaagaggaggaggaggggaTCTGAGGAAGCCATTTTTGCATACTGGAAGTTGGTATCGTATGGGTTCAGCACAGACCTCTAGCATGATGATGGGTTCTTCTCAAGTCATTCGTGATAGCTCAATCTCagttcttgcttgtgttatgATTGTTGCTTTGGGTCCACTCCAGTTTGGTTTCACT TCTGGTTATTCTTCGCCTACACAAACTGCTATTACCAAAGATCTGAAGCTCACTGTTTCTGAG TTCTCTTTGTTCGGTTCTCTATCTAATGTGGGAGCTATGGTCGGGGCAATATCTAGTGGTCAAATTGCCGAGTACATTGGGCGAAAAGGG TCTTTAATGATAGCTGCTATACCTAACATCATTGGTTGGCTTTCCATCTCATTTGCCAAT GATCTGTCCTTCTTATACATGGGAAGATTATTGGAAGGTTTTGGAGTCGGCATAATTTCTTACACG GTTCCTGTATATATTGCCGAGATAGCACCTCAAAACCTGAGAGGGGCCCTGGGGTCAGTTAACCAG CTCTCTGTTACAGTTGGGATCATGTTATCCTATTTGCTGGGACTTTTCGTTAATTGGAGGCTGCTTGCCGTTCTTG GGACGCTGCCCTGCCTAGCACTGATACCTGGACTATTTTTCATCCCGGAATCTCCTCGGTGGTTG GCCAAGATGGGTTTGACAGAAGATTTTGAAACTTCCTTGCAAGTTCTTCGAGGGTTTGATGCTGACATTTCCATTGAAGTAAATGAAATTAAG AGGTCTGTAGCATCCACCAGCCGAAAGTCAGCAATACGTTTTGCAGATCTCAAACAAAGAAGATATTGGTTGCCTCTCATG ATTGGAATTGGACTGCTTGTCCTGCAACAATTAGGAGGAACCAATGGCGTGATCTTCTATTCCAGTAACATTTTCCTGTCTGCAG GGATTTCTTCAAGTAATGTTGCAACCTTTGGCGTTGGTGCTATCCAG GTTGTTGCCACTGCTGTTGCTACATGGCTGGTGGATAAAACTGGGCGTAGGCTTTTACTGATT ATCTCCTCTGCTGGAATGGCTGTTAGTCTCCTTATTGTTGCTGTCGCATTCTTTCTGAAG GGATTCGTAGATAAGGATTCTACCCTTTATGACATGTTGGGAATATTATCAGTGGTTGGTGTTGTG TTGATGATTATTGCTTTCTCACTTGGAATGGGGCCCATTCCGTGGCTTATAATGTCTGAG ATTCTTCCAGTTAAGATCAAAGGCCTTGCTGGAAGTGTAGCAACATTAGCCAATTGGTTCTGTTCCTGGGTAATTACAGCAACTGCACCGTTGCTATTGGCTTGGAGCAGTGGag GAACCTTCACTCTTTACACACTTGTGTGTGCATTCACCGTGGTATTTGTGACAATTTGGGTACCTGAGACGAAAGGGAAAACGCTGGAAGAAATACAGTTCTCCTTTAGACGATAA
- the LOC138903110 gene encoding uncharacterized protein codes for MAPKLEDPDAFTIPCTIGNADFAKALCNLGESINLMPYSVFKTLGIGQPRPTSMKLQMADRTMKIPLGIIDDVLVRVDKFILLANFLILDCEVDYDVPIILRRPFLATGKALIDVEAGELTFWVGDENVVFHVCKFMRQPNSNEVCPFVNLITDVIIDDTSATMNVDDTLEAALLNLDDDEIDG; via the coding sequence atggctcctaaattggaagatcccgacgCTTTCACAATCCCCTGTACCATTGGAAATGCCgactttgctaaagctctttgtaaTCTTGGGGAAAGCattaatttgatgccctattcggttttcaagactttgggaattggtcaaccaagacccacatcgatgaaattacaaatggcggatcgtaccatgaagatACCATTgggtataattgatgatgtgttggttcgtgttgataaattcattctcctGGCGAATTttttgattcttgattgtgaagtggactatgatgTGCCAATTATTCTgcgtagacctttccttgctacggggaaggctcttattgatgtggaagccggtgaactcactttctgggtgggtgatgaaaatgtggttttccatgtgtgcaaatttatgaggcaaccgaatagcaatgaagtgtgtccATTTGTGAACTTGAtaaccgatgtgattattgatgatactagtgccacgatgaatgttgatgatactttggaggccgctttgcttaaccttgatgatgacgagatagaTGGCTAG
- the LOC104084537 gene encoding protein RADIALIS-like 4 — MASNSTWTPQQNKKFENALAIYDKDTPDRWRNLAKAVGGGKTEEDVKIHYEKLVEDIKRIESGQVPLPKYNKANGGHNNKGYTFNDEEQRLRYFKLQ, encoded by the exons ATGGCCTCAAATTCAACTTGGACTCCTCAGCAAAACAAGAAGTTTGAGAATGCATTGGCCATTTATGACAAAGACACACCAGATCGGTGGCGTAATTTGGCTAAGGCAGTTGGTGGTGGTAAGACAGAGGAAGACGTGAAAATTCACTATGAAAAACTTGTGGAAGATATCAAACGCATTGAGTCTGGTCAAGTTCCTTTGCCTAAATACAATAAGGCAAATGGTGGCCATAACAACAAAGGCTACACGTTCAACGATGAAGAACAAAG GCTGAGGTATTTCAAGCTCCAATAG